The following coding sequences are from one Mus pahari chromosome X, PAHARI_EIJ_v1.1, whole genome shotgun sequence window:
- the Sertm2 gene encoding serine-rich and transmembrane domain-containing 2 → MTEVLFKYHGNLTGRAHFPTLATEADTTSDKYSNLYMYVGLFLSLLAILLILLFTMLLRLKHVISPITESTESVPQFTDVEMQSRIPTP, encoded by the coding sequence ATGACGGAGGTACTTTTTAAGTATCATGGAAATCTCACTGGACGGGCTCATTTTCCCACTCTGGCAACAGAGGCTGACACCACTTCAGACAAGTATTCCAACCTGTACATGTATGTCGGGTTATTCCTGAGTCTCCTGGCCATTCTTCTCATCCTGCTTTTCACAATGCTTCTTCGGCTCAAACATGTCATCTCACCCATCACTGAAAGCACTGAAAGTGTTCCTCAGTTCACAGATGTAGAGATGCAAAGCCGAATTCCCACTCCTTAA